One Ricinus communis isolate WT05 ecotype wild-type chromosome 1, ASM1957865v1, whole genome shotgun sequence DNA window includes the following coding sequences:
- the LOC8267344 gene encoding calvin cycle protein CP12-2, chloroplastic: MATLTSLNISTPARVIAKATDAPKAQPIFKLNNPWKRAGCQLRSQRMQIKPVRAAPDSISEKVEESIKDAKQACEDDPASGECVAAWDTVEELSAAASHARDKAKDSDPLETYCKDNPETDECRTYED, from the coding sequence ATGGCAACATTAACAAGTCTGAACATCTCAACCCCAGCAAGGGTCATAGCCAAGGCAACAGATGCACCAAAGGCTCAACCCATTTTCAAGTTAAACAACCCGTGGAAGAGGGCAGGCTGCCAATTGAGGTCTCAGCGCATGCAAATCAAACCAGTTAGAGCCGCACCTGATAGCATATCGGAAAAGGTTGAGGAGAGCATCAAAGACGCGAAACAAGCATGCGAAGATGATCCAGCTAGCGGGGAGTGTGTTGCGGCTTGGGATACAGTGGAGGAACTGAGTGCTGCTGCTAGCCATGCAAGAGACAAGGCGAAGGACAGCGATCCTTTGGAGACTTACTGCAAGGACAATCCTGAGACAGATGAGTGCCGTACTTACGAGGATTAA
- the LOC8267345 gene encoding bZIP transcription factor 53 yields MQRQATTSSGSDCDPRYANVDERKRKRMISNRESARRSRQRKQKQMEDLVNEVSQIQNENGQLRQSINVNSQRYAEMESANNVLRAQAMELTERLRSLNSVLQLVEDYSGLAVEIPEIPDPLLRPWQLPCPVQPIMASADMFEY; encoded by the coding sequence ATGCAAAGGCAGGCAACAACTAGCTCAGGATCGGATTGTGATCCGCGCTATGCTAATGTGGAtgagaggaaaagaaagagaatgatatcaaacAGGGAATCAGCCAGGCGGTCCAGGCAGAGGAAGCAAAAACAAATGGAGGATCTGGTTAATGAAGTGAGCCAAATACAGAATGAAAATGGTCAATTGAGACAGAGTATCAATGTCAACAGTCAGCGTTATGCAGAAATGGAATCAGCCAACAATGTTTTAAGGGCTCAAGCAATGGAACTGACAGAGAGGCTTCGATCCTTGAACTCGGTGCTTCAGCTCGTGGAGGACTACAGCGGCCTTGCGGTGGAGATTCCTGAGATACCAGATCCTTTACTGAGACCATGGCAACTTCCTTGCCCTGTGCAGCCAATCATGGCATCTGCTGATATGTTCGAGTATTGA